Within the Gossypium raimondii isolate GPD5lz chromosome 12, ASM2569854v1, whole genome shotgun sequence genome, the region TGCTAGAATATCCTGATTTGtatgggtttttctttttcttttttgtggtTTTGTTTGCATTTTTAGTCATGAAGATGGCTTTATAGCTGGTTCCTATTGGttacaatgtttttaaatctgcCTTGTTTACCTGAACTGCAGATTTGTGTTATTTGCAAGCAAATTCATGGTTCTTGCACACAATGCTGTAAGTGTTCAACGTATTATCATGCCATGTGTGCATCAAGAGCTGGTTACCGGATGGAGGTGAGTTACTTTTAACTGATCTTTCTACGTAATACTTGCACTGCCATTTTCTATAAACCAACATAATAGGCTCCCTCTTTGGCATCTAccttgaatttcttttttataatatgATATCATTCAGTTCGATAAATCTGTACTTATTGGGATTAACATCCCTCTGTGGTAAAGGGCATACTTCTAGTCTATCAGTATTTTATGAATGATTAATCTCTAGTAGAGCTAACCCATTTCTATTGTCCTGCAGAGAAAAATAATCTCAACTAACCTGTATTAATGACTGTGGTATCTCATCCAttcatataaaaagaaaatatatcttatttttacaGATCAAGGTTTAATCCCTTTTTGGTGCCAAATCAATAAACTGTACCCAAGTCCGTTATTAGATCAGACCTTAATTCTTATCTCATTGCTCTTAGGAACTTGCTCTTTCCTAATACTTCCAAGTTCATATTAGAATTTAGAATATCATTccatggaaaaggaaaaaagaaaataaaagaagaaaaactgaTAAACTAGACAATAGGGAGAGAGACTTGGAAATGCTCTTAAATACTTTGTGATTTTCATGAATAGGAATGTCAAATACTGCAGAAGTATATTAAGGCTGATCGTGTCTTATTCTGATTTACTTTGGATTTTATTTGCCAAGGATCATCGAGTTGATCTCTTGCTATCACTTCATTGCTTTATCTGTTCTTTCTACATTGCAGTTGCATTGCTTGGAGAAAAATGGCAggcaaataacaaaaatggtgTCATATTGTGCTTATCACCGGTATGATTTAAGCATGTCTGCTGACTTTCTCTTTTTGAGCTATTTCATCTGTGCTGATCTTTAGTTCCTGTTTTTATCCCCTGTTTATTTGTGCAGCGCTCCAAATCCTGACACAGTTTTAGTCATACAGACCCCTCTAGGGGTCTTCTCTGCCAAGAGCCTTGttcagaagaagaagaagaacggGTCAAGACTAATTTCATCAAACAGACTGAAAATTGAAGAGGTTCCAACTGAGGAAACTATTGAGATTGAGCCATTCTCTGCTGCTAGGTGTAGGATGTTCAAAAGATCAAACAATAATAGAAAGGTAAATTTACATGGAAGTTTTATCTCAGTGACAATTTTCTGAATTACAAGGAAAATGATTCTTGCTCTGTCGACGTTATGTTGATCTCAATAATATCTTTTCTTTACCTAGCGAACTGAAGAGGAAGCAGTTGCCCACCGATTAATGAGACCTTACCATCATCCGTTAAGAACTATACAGAGTTTGAATGCATTCAGAGTATGTTTCTCTCCTTTCTACAATCTCTGAGTTTGTTTGGAGCCAATCTTTTTGTTTATATCCATGATCGGTTTTGTTCAATTGGACAGACAGTAGAGGAGCCTAAAGGTTTTTCATCTTTCAAAGAACGACTCCACCACTTACAGGCAATTCTATATCCCTTTTCCCTTTGAAAACTTAATATTCTGACCAGTTGCTAAACGATATGTATATGGAATGCAGAGAACCGAACATGATCGAGTTTGCTTTGGTAGATCTGGAATACATGGGTGGGGTCTCTTTGCCCGCAGAAACATTCAAGAAGGAGAAATGGTATTTTCATGAACACCCTTTTTTTTgcttaacttattttttaagttcTTAGGGTTCAGAAAACTAATTCTGGGATTTCCTCCCCACaaatgattataaaaatatccatAGACGTTGACCAGTTTGTATCGATAATGGACATTCTAATTAATAAGGCCAGACAGAGTATACACCGGGGAGGAACTAAATTATTCTAACAGTTTTTACATGGAGTGAGAAGCTTTTGTTTGTCTTCAGGTTCTTGAATACCGTGGGGAACAAGTGAGGCGAAGTATTGCCGATCTAAGAGAAGCACACTacagaaaagaaggaaaagactGCTATGTAAGATGATGATTTATTTTCCTTATACTCCTACAAATTTACAAAGATTGATCTGAAATGTTCTAGACTGTATTTTGAAGCCTTTGAAAGTGTCACTTCTTTTGGTTCTTGCATGTTTGATCTCTCTTGCTCTTTAGCTTTTCACATATACATGATATTATTGAATTGAGACTGAAATGCGGGTTTGACATACGTTGCAGCTGTTCAAGATCAGTGAAGAAGTCGTGGTGGACGCCACTGACAAAGGGAACATAGCGCGCTTAATCAATCATTCGGTAAGTGAGCATTATAGTTGATTGTATGAGGTTCTTGTATTCTTTAATTGATGGCTCTTGGTCTTATGCAGTGCATGCCCAACTGTTATGCAAGGATAATGAGTGTGGCGGATGATGAGAGTCGGATTGTTCTTATTGCCAAGACTAATGTGTCTGCCGGGGATGAGCTAACGTATCTATCTCTCTCTCGCTTGCTTTTTTTGTAGTGATTGTTGGTTAAATTTCGTTAACGCATTGTTTGATTCGGGTGGCAGGTACGATTACTTGTTTGATCCTGATGAGCCAGAGGAGTTTAAAGTTCCTTGTTTATGTAAAGCTCCAAATTGTAGACAATTCATGAATTAGGATACATACACACAGAGCATAGGCTATTGTTTCTCCGCAAGGACGTTAACTAACCCCAATTCCCCTATGTAAAGGGGGGATCTCAGAGTCGAATTTATACACCCTGAtttgtacttgtatttttttttccagggaaagaaaaagtatccttctttctttttcttcttctcttttcacGTTTTTCTTTAGACAAATTTGATGGTTAATAAAACTATAGGATTTCCCAGTTGCTCTTTGAGCATTTTGTGTATATTTGTTAACAATCAACCTCCACAATCATAGTTGAATACTAACcccaattttttgtttaaaccattatttttacaattgtGAGATCGCCAGGAACCAATGTTGATGATtgacaataattaaataaattataaatcgGTTTAATCAGTTCGCTTAGAAGCTGGTTTAGTCTCTCGTTTAGTTTGGTTCGGTTCGATTTTAGATCTTGAGCTTCAAATTCATCATATGAcaggaaattaaaaaattgaatttggagGCTAAACCAAGCTCGGATAAGAGATGTTGACAATTCAGAGCACGACTCTGTAGCAGTCACGAAAATCAAGTTTCAcgttaaagataaaagaaggttaattttatgaaatgtcctcaaattattgctaaaattttaaattagtctctaaactttaaaatgttttagtcaagttttaaattattaataccaTGTCAATCAAGTTATCCTATTAGTCTAATTGTTAATTTAAGCATTAAatgtaaattcaaatttaacatgtgtAATGTACCCACCATATAATAACTTAGATTTGACGTATTAAAAAATTAGTGTAAAAAATGGAGCTTTTTTCTTAAGTTAGGTCTAATTTGTCTATGAAATAGAtccaatttacaatttaattcatgtattttaaataataaattaaagaaaaaaggggATGATTTCGGGAAAAATCCTCAAATCAtcacctaaaatttaaatttatcctTAAACTATAAAACGTGTGTCAATCAGATCATCCTATTTGTCCAATAATCAATTTAAGCGTTAAATGCAAACTCAAAATTGATGTGTATCAATTTGTAGATATGTATGAACATGCTTATCATGTGGGCAAATTAGGTCTAACATATTAAAAACCAATTTAGGAGggttgtttttttaacacatcATATCTATGTTGTTTATGCAATACATGCACACatgtttacaatttgatccatttATTTTGAGTATGATTGGTGTtagatttgagttgaaaattttaatgctcAAGCTAATAACTAAGCTGATGAAAGGACCTGACcaatacaatattaataattaaataactcGACTTGaacattttaaaaagtttgagaCCAATTTAAAACTTGGGTCAAAGTTTGAGAGCACATAATGAAATTAACCCAGGAAAAAAATGGATAAGGGATAtactattatttcaataaaaaacacGTGGCAAGAGGAGAGAGGATGAACCGGAAGATACTGTGAAAAATCAACcggataaaaaaacaaaaaagggagTACGAAGAGAACGAGGAAAAGAGAGGAAAGCGTAAGATATTTGCAGTGTTACAGATGGAGACATGATAAAAACTCATGGCTGAACGTTTTCAGCGTACTCTCTCACGCAACCGTCACGCGCTCATTTCTCCATTTATCGACCTCATCATCTCTCTTTCttcccaattttaaaaaattccacAATTCCCCCTTTTTTCACTCACTTTCTCTCTGGTAAGTTGGAtttgattcattaattaaaCCAAACATTTCATCAATCTGTTGAatattgcttcttcttctttttaagaTTTTGGAGGTTTGATCGATGGCGTTATATGGATTCTCAATGAATCCATGTTTAGAAAGTGTTGAAGTACGTCACTCCAATGCCAATTTGTCGACAACACTGATTAAACCTAGGTGGTCTTGGTTCAATCGGAAGTCAACTTGTTCTTTTAGGGAATTGACGAAACAATTAAAGGAAGTAAGATGTTCGTCGTTTAGGAAAACTGTTTCGCCGATGGAATCAGAAAGGAATGATTTGATTGTTGATACACCAGTTTCCGGTGAAGAGGAAACGGGGCATGTTACTAGGTTCAAGATGTCTGATTTTATGATTCTTGATCGTGTTAGCGTTGGGCTTGCAGGCCGGGTAAATGAAAAGCACAtgtgttttttttgtttatttctttttaggttCAACttgttatagttttaaaattcttaaatttattgtatttatacCTTGTTGTAGGCAGATGAGGTTATTTCTGAAGCTATAGTGAAAAATTCAGCCAGGTTTGTCTTCTTTATTTAGTAATGATTTTACTACGGTGATATTGTTTTTAGCTTAATATTTGGTGTTTAATGAAATTGCAGCCCTTTGTATAACTCGAGAGTCGTGCTTCGACGACTTACTAGTGCTCGAGCTCAACGTAGGGGAAGGCGAGCGATAGAGGTCTGTGAACTGTGTTCATCAAGCTgtatactcttttttttttttttcaaaagcttGTCGGGTCTCTCATTATGTGTTGATTTCTTATGTTTGAATATATTACAGGTATTGAACAAGCTTGTTGGTCGTAGAATTCTCTACCATTCATATTCCATGCAAGTTTATGGTTATGTTTCATCACGTAAAGGTGGTAGTCATAGCTCATTCACTCTGGTCCATGGGGTATGCTCCTCCCTGATTCTGTTGTTTTGCCTTTGAGGCTTGTGTTCCAATTCCAGCCGACTTCCTTATGTACTTCTTCCAAGTGGATTAAAACTTAtttgtgctttttttttttggcagtATCATGGTAGCTTTTCGTTAAGACATTGGCTTCGGCAACCCGACTGGCTTCCAACTTTGGAAGCAACTCTTGCATTGGATGAAGAATCTGTTAGGAGAGTAGGAGATGACTCGGTTGGGGGACCTGCAGTTTCTCGTCAGTTGAGGCTTACTAGAATATTGCTGCGGGACCTCTTAATTGGAGtatgtttctttcttctttagtCATAAATTATTGTATCTGACATTTCTCAATGGTTATCATAAATTTGTCATCCCATGTTTCTCAAAGTGTAGATGTTGCTTTTGATGTTTACCTTTTACAGGTTAATTACTTGCACTGTCATGGGATTGCGCATACAGAGTTAAGGCTGGAAAATGTACATATAAGCCCAGTTGATAGACATATAAAGGTATTTACCAATTTTCTTTATGATCATTGAGGAGGTTTGTGTAAATGGATATATGTGATTCTCGTTTTGCTTGGCACAATAGCACAGCTTGATTCCTTTCTCTGTTTTCATTCTTCTCTCAattgcataatttttaaaaccgGTGTTATCAGGTAGGAATACTAGGAAATGCTGCTGATTTCTATGAGGATGGTTCCAATAGAAGTGCATCGGATAGCAACATGGATAGGAGACAAATGATGATTGCATTTGACATGAGGTATGGTGCAAATAAAAGACAACATTGAACATGTGAAACATCGTCTTGAAGCTCACTTAACTTCATGTCTTACAAAGGTGTGTTGGATTTATGATGGCAAAGATGGTGCTAAGAGAACTCATGGATCCCGTAATCTTTACAAAGTTCAAAACCTTCCTTATGAAGGTATAGCACGCGACTCTTGCTAtgtaactatttttttttcacataattCAAGAAGTGCATCTTAGAATATGAATTGGGTCACTGAACCTAGGATATCTATATTAGCCTGCTAGAAATCACAAATTGGCTGCCGTTTTTGACAATTTTTAGGCACCAAGACTGTCATTTTCTATATCTCTGCAATCATTACTTGTGTACCTTTTAAAAGGCTATTTTACATATCTCCTTTGTTGCTCCTACTCTTCATTTTCCTTGAAGTACTCATAATTGACATGGTCAAATACACATCTAGACATAGGTATGGGAGTATGATCCTCCTAATATATGGGAAaagaaaacttagaaaaattgaacataATCATGTCTCAGACATCCCCGAGACTCACCCCCAAGTCTGTAATGTTGCATATCTTGATTTTAAAGTTACTCTAATTCTTCTGATAAAATGGAGTCGTTCCCtctttaacatttaaattcTGTTGAATGAATGTTATCTCATATGTATTTCCATATGCAATTACAGGGAAATGACCCCTCATGCTTGCGTGAATTTCTTCTGCCAATCCTCACTCGGAACTCTGCAACTGGAAATATTGGACTCCAGGTTAAGTCATTTTACTTGAACACAACTTGTCACTTACTGTCTGTAAGGATCTTTTAGCAAATTATCTTTTTTGCAGATACTTGATAGAAACTGGGGTGCAGGTTGGAACCTTCTATCATTGTTGCTTGCAGCCAAACGTTCTAAAAGAATAAGGTATgcagtttctttctttttctttttcattaaaagATTCATGTCAATGTACTCTGAATAGTAATTAGTTAGGGTTCTCCATCAAGGTTTGCGGCTTTCTGAGTTTCTTAATGCGCATTTACTATTTAGTAAGTTATATAGTGATTTGCTTTGTTCATTGCAGTTGCATAGATGCTCTTAGGCATCCATTTTTATGTGGACCAAGATGGCGTGTGGTCCCATCTATGGATATTATTAGATGGGGTCTTGGGTCAACTGCAGTGAGAATCACAGAGGAATATATCTATCGCACAGCTCAGGTAATTATATACCTCTGTTATTTTATCATAGGTTAGATAATCTACTGTGTTCCTTATAACTTTTTACACTATTTTAATCcatgttttaaatttggatAGGTGAGCTAACttgttatttttcatattacAGCGTGATAGGCTTGCCCACTTTATTGAATTAATGGAGATGTTGAATCCCCATTCAAGACCAAAGGTGATTCTTCTTCTTTGTCTCTCGTTTTAGTTGCGTAGGCTTTATTCTTTTTCTGAATAATGTTTAGACTTAAGATGCTTATTCTTATTGTTAGAAGTCAAAAGTAATTTGTTATGTTGAACATTTTATTCAAGTCTCAAACTTCACTCGGTCATGGTCCAGTTGAACTTGAGCTGTTGGGGCAAGCTAAATTCGAGTATCCTAATGTTTGACTTGAGTAGCTCGCAAGtctaatcaaaattattattgaacattttaattcaaactTGAGTATAGTAATCAAGTTGGAAGTCAAGTATGGGAATCAAGGTCATTTTTTACTAGGTAAATGAGCTTAATTGAGTGAGCTCAAGCTGTTCAGTTTTCATCTTTAGTTGAGCTCAAGCTTTAAAAGTGAGACTTGATAGAACTTGAGTTTTTTACAGCTTGATCTCAACTAGGCTTTAATTGTGCTAATATACTGTTGCATTCTATCTTTATTTGGACTGCAGAACTGGCTAGAGCTTTTGCCCGGGAAATGGCGTCTGTTATACTCTACAGGAAGGCACATAGGCTTAACTCTTCGCCAACCTCCTCTCCGTGTCCTCATTGGCGATGCATACCTAACAATTGCAAGACCTTCTAAGTCAAACACACGCCTTTCTGTAACATCTGAAATTGGATTCACGGCCATGATGGGACACGATTGGCCCCATAACAAAAGGGGAATCAAGGGGAAATTGCAAGTGAACTCTTCATCTAGTTTAAAAGCGGGGGAGCGACTATATCTTAACGATATGGCAATGGAAGGATTCTCTTTGGGACAATCAAACTCCGAGAAGTCCATAATCGAGAAACTATCTAGCAGAAAATGGAGAAAAGTGATCCCCTTCACGGAGTTACCATCAAGTCTTCCTGTAGCTAAGCTCCTTCTGGACAACATCGAGGTGTCAATGACGCTTGATGAAACATTGAAACAGGGCGTTGATGTTGCAATAAACATTGTTCAGGAAATCCGAACACAGATCCCCCCTGAAATGTTTGAATTGACAAATATCGTGTGTGGTACATATGTCGACTCGAGGATGCTCGTCCTCCGTGGTGTAAATGGCTCAGCACTAATATTTACAAGGTCATGTGTAAATGAAGAGTTGTAATTAACAacgatattaaaattttttaaactgtTTCTCTTGATCTGATACAGTTTAGATAATGTAAGATAAAGAGAATCCCTTGTTCAATTATCATAGAGCTAACCATTCCATCGGATACACTTCAACATTACAGTGGTTGAACCGGTACGTCATTAAAAGGAAATGTAAGGGttaaaagagactaaattcccAAAAGGCCTTTTAGGATAGTTTTTTCCGACCTTTTAAGATCAAGCCCTAAAATGTTAGgatagtctttttttttttttttagtttgggAATTTAGTCtcttctaaaatataaaaattaaatattactttaaaaatattaaatataaaaattttcaaatatcactttatttaaaataaagcaTGACAgttgaattaaatattactttaaaaaataataataaaaacataatttgaaacttgatatataatatttgaaaatttttatatataatatttttattaaagttagACTATTATATGATCTCAACAATCACTAAAAGGCCTAATTTAAGCATTTAGTACAGTAGCTAAGAGCATAGGGGTGGAGTCCAGGGGGACATGCTCTTGTAAACCGTTCAAGTATCAAAGTAGCTCATTGTTTTGATTCATTTGGGCCTTACATTCTCTTTTAATTTGGACTACCTACtcatatttataggcttgtgTTGGATGATGCCCTTTACAGTTAATTTCGATAAAACATTCTAACTGGTctttatatagaaaaaaaaaaaacaagcatGTACTTTTCTGCAAGGTGCAAACACATTGTGAGCATGGACCACGTTCCCACGACAATAATTGACAACACTTGGTCTATTAAATACTTTtccaaaggaaagaaaaaatgtATCTGACTGTAATCTGTGATTTGTCCGGTAAAGGTGTGGCATTTGGTTCTTACTCCCATTATTTCATAcatgtattttgtattttcttttcttgtatcaactatattatattttttaaagagaaaatttggATTTAAATATTGAAGGTAGCATTATTAGGAGGAGCaatcataaattataaaagtattaatttctacggtattatatcaaatataaacacgaaaaagaaaagaagtacTCTATTTGTTGTATTAAATACAATGTGTTGgtgttatattattataaggGTACACAAgcatgatattttctttttggtgtaaATTCCAAACGCAACTGTAGCAATGAGATGAGAATATACGATGACTATTAAAGACATTATATTAGAAATGATATACAATAGACGTTTTacaattattgaaaatatgtgaatttataaattcatttaataaaatattaaaatgcatcttttgatattattataaatattttaattaattatataatcaatttaaattattaaattatttattagataaaatgataattatagattaaagtgTGAGCATAATTGTCGACTAAGAGAGGCTTCGGCGCAATACAAAAATTAGATTGAAACACGCCACGCCTCCCCCAAATGGATGATTGCGATACATTTACACCAAAACTAGGAATAAACTCGTCTCCCAAAAAGGCCCTTGATCTCAAACAAACAGCTTTTTCAATGAAAGAAGaaggataaaaattaaaaaaggagaAACTaagatcattttattttctttttattgtttaaataaataaacataagtGGGTTGGTGGAATGAACAGTAACAAGAGTTTATCTCACACTGACTATGAATTCCAACACTGAGTTCCTTTATTCAATAAGAAGAAAGTAAAAACCAGAGGCAAGCTTCCACAGCTTGTCCTTTTATGGTATTCACAGCCAGCCAACAACTTCCACAGCCAATACATAAACCTACTCCATTTCACCTTCACAAAGCCACCATTCAACTCCCCCAGATCACATCACTTTCTCTTCCTATATCTAACTATCTCCTCCTCCTTTctccaaaataatatttaccgAATTTGTTAGAATCGAGTAATATATCAATTCTGAAATAGAAGATGAATTGATTCACTCGCAAATCAAtataaagatattaaattagattaaaaagttCATTGGAACGGAGACCAAATTAGTtgaatcttttttctttaatattttattgtatatcATGATTGAATACTCATTTAATCAAAATCTCTAACTACCCATTTTATTCAAGCTTCAATGAAGTAATTAATAGAAATCCTATTACTACTATACCAATCAAACAAATCCTAATTCAGCATTTTTCCCCAAATGagcctaattaattttttttgaaatataattaacacgaaaaaattgaatttttgatgtaATTAAATGAGTgtcaaaataaataagaaattatatGGAAATATTAAAACTACCCAAGTATGCCAAGGTGGAAAATTTCATAACGTTAGTTACAAAGTTGAGAACTTTATAAATGagtaatcaaaatgaaaatacaaataattgagTCGCATATCAacgtgatttttttttgtgtgtgtgtgtgtgtggggTTGATTTTGAGATATTAATTTCTATAAGTTTTGGGTGAGTAAAAGTAGAAGTTGTATACTATGAACCAGATTGTATTTTACTCCATCCgttaaaaaaatagacaaattgatcccctttcattttaaaattttacctatttgtactgttaaaaactatTGTGGCAGATGAAATAACCAGATAGTGATATGTGATATACCACATGTACATCATGACAACATGCCGAGATCAATTTTAATAGAAGAACCAACTTACTATTTGATGTAacatacaaaaactaaattccccaaattcataataaaaaaactaaatttaacctaactcttaatataaattttttgttggCCAACTAAACAAGGGAAATAAATGAGGCTATAAAACcccaattataaaaataagattcCATATATCACAGTTTGTTTAAGATTGATGGTGAAGAAAACAGTATATTCTGTTGGCAAATTGTTGATTTAAAGTAGGGATATATGTGGCCATGCATAGTCAAACagaacataattattattaattcatcCAATCAAAGGTGAAGTTAGGGACACACCACCAACCCACAAAATTcccttcattctttttcttcaataataatttaatgtttttggaatcctatccttttatttatttattttttctaaaaaataagaaGCCTTCATGTGAAATGGGTTTTGCTAGGAATtatttatacataattattAGCTGATCACCTTGGTGGTTGTGAAATCAATACATATATTATGGGCAGAGATTTtgaaaaactatataaatataatgacaattgaattttaattttactctATATATTATGCTGAAATTCTTTagcatattttgattttttcatttgtaatgctattttaaaaagaatttgtgTAATGTTACCaccctaaaatagaaattttctatttagatcctttaaattttttaattttaaattaataaaatattacactttagccccttaaaaatgataaaatttaatttaatcctttaaattttataaagatatGAGCTatttaaatggtgaaattacaaattttactatcgtaaaaattaaaatttaatttcagccCACTAAAAAAATTCTTCATTCGCCTGGTTATTATTAGTAAGTTGAAATGGATGTTAGAAATGAGGCGAAATCTTTTAAGGGTTAGTTTACTATTGAGGTTGAAAATTGTATTACAAAAGTCTTatgtaaaagaattttaaaaagtggttttggaaaatttgatagtatttaaatttgttgTCAAATGATACTTTTGAGAAGTAAAATGACACTTTCGACATAACGTTGTAAAGTAGAAAATTTAATGAAGAGATAAAAGGTAACTTCattgaaaaacacttttctaaaattaatgcTAAACAAAGCTTAAATAGCCTTAAGCTTTTggctaaaatgtaaatttgttgttaattgcataaaactaattaaattttcatgtaatCTTGATATAGTAATATGTGATCAACtaaggtaaaagtatcatggaggcccGTGTATTAAgaatcaaattacattttagtccctctgCTAAAAAACGAGCAAATTAGTCaatatacattaaatcaaaggtaaattgatattttttgttaaaaaatttatccaattttacTATTGGGTATGGACGGGATTGATGAAAACAATTAGACAGTGACACTTGGTGTGCCATTTGTACCTCGTTTTGACACGGATAGATTAATTCAAGCAAAATGGGTGGAATTTTAATAGAAGAAATAGATAGAAACTTTAATAAATAGCGAAATGAATGGCATCTTTTACATGAAGAGActaattcaaataatcaaacaGTAATATTTCACCACGTAACAATAGAAATACCgatttatcttttcatttaatacgcaatataaaaattaatttatcgaTTTTTAAGTAACGAAAGCAACACTGTAGTAATAAcactatataaaagaaaattttcttgggttttctttttcacatAAAACCAGATGACAGAACAACAATGATTGAAAAATCAGTTGGCTGCTTGGAACCTAAGAACGTGACCCAAGTTTTAGTGGGACATGCATTGGTCTTCGACCAATACCCCTATTACACACCCAACTGTCGAGTCACTCTCGGCTCTTAGAAGCCTCAAAGGAGTATTAGTGCCGACTCACCACAGGAGGAGAGGTCTCTTTAACTAATCAAACGGCCAacttcctctcttttttttttttcttttaaataacattatgaTTTTGACTATTTCGTTCGGTCATGTTCATGTATctatt harbors:
- the LOC105765456 gene encoding probable plastid-lipid-associated protein 14, chloroplastic, which gives rise to MALYGFSMNPCLESVEVRHSNANLSTTLIKPRWSWFNRKSTCSFRELTKQLKEVRCSSFRKTVSPMESERNDLIVDTPVSGEEETGHVTRFKMSDFMILDRVSVGLAGRADEVISEAIVKNSASPLYNSRVVLRRLTSARAQRRGRRAIEVLNKLVGRRILYHSYSMQVYGYVSSRKGGSHSSFTLVHGYHGSFSLRHWLRQPDWLPTLEATLALDEESVRRVGDDSVGGPAVSRQLRLTRILLRDLLIGVNYLHCHGIAHTELRLENVHISPVDRHIKVGILGNAADFYEDGSNRSASDSNMDRRQMMIAFDMRCVGFMMAKMVLRELMDPVIFTKFKTFLMKGNDPSCLREFLLPILTRNSATGNIGLQILDRNWGAGWNLLSLLLAAKRSKRISCIDALRHPFLCGPRWRVVPSMDIIRWGLGSTAVRITEEYIYRTAQRDRLAHFIELMEMLNPHSRPKNWLELLPGKWRLLYSTGRHIGLTLRQPPLRVLIGDAYLTIARPSKSNTRLSVTSEIGFTAMMGHDWPHNKRGIKGKLQVNSSSSLKAGERLYLNDMAMEGFSLGQSNSEKSIIEKLSSRKWRKVIPFTELPSSLPVAKLLLDNIEVSMTLDETLKQGVDVAINIVQEIRTQIPPEMFELTNIVCGTYVDSRMLVLRGVNGSALIFTRSCVNEEL